From the genome of Bifidobacterium asteroides, one region includes:
- a CDS encoding ABC transporter ATP-binding protein, producing the protein MTSPLLTASGIRKTYHTRKDRVEVLRGINLSVDPGEFVAIVGRSGSGKSTLLYCLCGLLKPDSGSISICGQHVMGQSNAQLARLRRDHVGFVFQDLNLISALNVADNVRLPAKMAGIHASNGQVDAILHQVGLDGMGHERTDNLSGGQRQRVAIARALLRRPDILFADEPTGSLDPSTARSVMHLMRQTVTPGSALIMVTHDLEIAVTADRVVVLSNGISNDVLTHPTVEQLFELTQEEND; encoded by the coding sequence ATGACATCACCATTGCTTACAGCCTCGGGAATCCGCAAGACCTACCACACGAGAAAAGACCGTGTCGAAGTGCTACGTGGCATCAACCTGAGCGTGGATCCCGGCGAGTTCGTGGCCATCGTCGGCAGATCCGGTTCGGGCAAGTCCACGCTGCTTTATTGCCTGTGTGGGCTGCTCAAGCCAGATTCCGGGTCCATCAGCATATGCGGACAGCACGTCATGGGACAATCCAACGCGCAGCTCGCACGGCTACGACGCGATCACGTCGGCTTCGTGTTCCAGGATCTGAACCTGATCAGCGCGCTCAACGTCGCTGACAATGTGCGTCTTCCTGCCAAGATGGCCGGCATCCATGCCTCTAATGGGCAAGTCGATGCAATCCTGCATCAGGTGGGACTAGACGGGATGGGACATGAACGGACGGACAACCTGTCGGGAGGGCAGCGTCAGCGCGTCGCCATCGCAAGGGCGCTGCTACGCCGTCCCGATATCCTATTCGCAGACGAGCCAACAGGATCGCTTGATCCTTCGACCGCACGATCGGTCATGCATCTCATGCGGCAGACCGTCACACCCGGCAGCGCCCTGATCATGGTCACCCATGACCTAGAGATCGCCGTGACCGCTGACCGGGTCGTCGTGCTTTCCAACGGCATCAGCAATGATGTCCTGACTCATCCCACCGTCGAACAACTTTTCGAACTCACCCAAGAGGAGAACGACTGA
- a CDS encoding DNA-binding transcriptional regulator, with protein MEAEGLLPHSKAAFAAARETVGISQAMLATLLHINPKTVKSWESPDIPAMPSAKAWNLITSLMTQINSFTSLALAEAAYGPVELLMVRAIRKDTQVQIVNARIRSAMTALIHAGSPPSIDYIPMPEDTTRLGLDMTGFIRRPPHRHDKTHHQ; from the coding sequence ATGGAAGCAGAGGGCCTGCTGCCACACAGCAAGGCGGCATTCGCAGCAGCACGCGAAACCGTCGGCATCTCCCAGGCTATGCTCGCCACCCTCCTGCACATCAACCCCAAAACCGTCAAAAGCTGGGAATCACCCGACATACCAGCCATGCCCTCCGCCAAAGCCTGGAACCTGATAACCAGCCTCATGACCCAGATCAACAGCTTCACCAGCCTCGCGCTCGCCGAAGCCGCATACGGACCCGTCGAACTGCTCATGGTGCGCGCCATCCGCAAGGACACGCAGGTCCAGATCGTCAACGCCCGCATCAGATCTGCAATGACCGCCCTGATCCACGCCGGAAGCCCCCCAAGCATCGACTACATCCCCATGCCCGAAGACACCACCCGCCTCGGCCTGGACATGACCGGCTTCATCCGCAGACCCCCACACCGCCACGACAAAACCCACCATCAATGA